From the genome of Hallerella porci, one region includes:
- a CDS encoding DUF4423 domain-containing protein, producing the protein MILSADITDYRDFLKAYYEKRKKELPFYSYRMMGDKLGLDSSYLYRVLQKKHHLPAHALQAAKEMLNLSGRSAEFFDLLYSAAVTKDAAQKEELMAKAVALGDVERHSLQAAELKLLENWWIPAVRAYLELNGGVVNIKQIAKDICPPISEEQAKEAIEILKSVGLVKKLASGKLALTDAHLTVGGPEKAQAVRNFQKQALKLASDALENISAEERNISTLTLSVDQEGFEDLGDMIKEFRRLVQKRVDSIKNPDRVMQLSMAFYPVARARKK; encoded by the coding sequence ATGATTTTATCGGCAGACATAACGGATTACCGTGATTTTCTCAAAGCCTATTACGAGAAGCGTAAAAAGGAATTGCCTTTTTATTCTTATCGGATGATGGGCGATAAACTGGGGCTTGATTCGAGCTACTTGTATCGTGTGCTGCAAAAAAAGCATCATTTGCCTGCGCATGCGCTCCAAGCGGCGAAGGAAATGCTCAATCTTTCTGGGCGTTCTGCGGAATTTTTTGATTTGTTGTATTCGGCAGCGGTGACGAAAGATGCCGCGCAAAAAGAAGAATTGATGGCGAAAGCCGTTGCCCTCGGCGATGTCGAACGGCATAGTTTACAAGCAGCGGAATTAAAACTTCTTGAAAATTGGTGGATTCCTGCGGTTCGCGCTTACTTAGAATTGAACGGTGGAGTCGTCAACATCAAACAAATCGCCAAAGATATTTGCCCGCCGATTTCCGAAGAACAAGCCAAAGAAGCGATTGAAATTTTAAAAAGCGTCGGCTTAGTCAAAAAATTAGCATCGGGAAAACTCGCATTAACCGATGCGCATTTGACTGTCGGCGGTCCCGAAAAAGCGCAAGCGGTGCGGAATTTTCAAAAGCAAGCATTAAAGCTTGCGAGCGATGCCTTGGAAAATATTTCTGCAGAAGAACGCAATATTTCCACTCTCACACTCTCTGTCGATCAAGAAGGATTTGAAGATCTCGGCGATATGATAAAAGAATTTCGCCGTCTCGTCCAAAAAAGAGTAGATTCAATAAAGAATCCTGATCGGGTGATGCAGCTATCGATGGCGTTCTATCCGGTTGCAAGGGCGAGGAAAAAATGA